From a region of the Petrotoga olearia DSM 13574 genome:
- a CDS encoding FumA C-terminus/TtdB family hydratase beta subunit produces MDEIKKLKVRELLQYTGELIVMRDAGHQRLLELVSENSKLPVDLNEKIVFYAGPANPPKNSKIGVIGPTTSERMDKYLEMIFKLGVLATVGKGKRSDLAVKLCVKYKRVYFITPSGAAAYLSKCVKDIKVLAFPELGPEAIYNISVKDFPLMVAIDTNGNQIF; encoded by the coding sequence ATGGATGAAATAAAAAAATTAAAGGTCAGAGAACTCTTACAATACACAGGTGAATTGATAGTTATGAGGGATGCTGGCCACCAAAGACTTTTGGAATTAGTATCAGAAAATTCAAAGCTTCCAGTAGATTTAAATGAAAAAATTGTTTTTTATGCTGGTCCTGCTAATCCTCCAAAGAATTCTAAGATAGGCGTTATAGGCCCAACAACGAGTGAAAGAATGGATAAATATCTTGAAATGATCTTTAAATTAGGGGTGTTAGCAACGGTTGGAAAAGGGAAAAGAAGTGATTTAGCAGTAAAGCTCTGTGTGAAATACAAGCGAGTTTATTTTATAACTCCAAGTGGTGCAGCTGCATATCTTTCTAAATGTGTGAAGGATATAAAGGTTCTAGCCTTCCCAGAATTAGGGCCAGAAGCTATTTATAACATAAGCGTGAAAGATTTTCCTTTAATGGTGGCAATAGATACAAACGGCAATCAGATATTCTAA
- a CDS encoding fumarate hydratase codes for MIHKREILEKLSNHLLKINETINPEVKAYIDGYVGPFSQALKENYKIAEAEKLPLCQDTGIVEFFVFLGNEVRLEEPIFSTLNEVVEKVYTENPFRFSLVSDPLFERKNTKNNIPAVVHIFQISGKSLEIKFLVKGGGSENLSALFMLKPSINVQELKDLIIGHVKENGAKGCPPLHVGIGIGGTSDKAMVLSKLALTKSFKERNQNPVYADFEEELLKDLNTLKIGFQGLKEGASIFSVHVEYAPTHVATLPVGVSLDCYLCRKGVVKFEDG; via the coding sequence ATGATACATAAGCGTGAAATACTAGAAAAATTGTCAAATCATTTATTAAAGATCAATGAAACGATAAACCCAGAAGTAAAAGCTTACATAGACGGATACGTTGGCCCATTTTCCCAAGCACTTAAAGAAAATTATAAAATTGCAGAAGCTGAAAAATTACCCCTCTGTCAAGATACGGGTATTGTTGAATTCTTTGTTTTTTTAGGAAACGAAGTTAGACTTGAAGAACCGATATTTTCAACTTTAAATGAGGTGGTTGAAAAGGTATACACAGAAAATCCATTCCGATTTTCACTTGTCAGTGACCCCCTTTTTGAAAGAAAAAACACTAAGAACAACATTCCTGCTGTTGTACACATATTTCAAATTTCTGGGAAGAGTTTAGAGATCAAATTTTTAGTAAAAGGTGGGGGAAGCGAGAACCTTTCAGCCTTGTTCATGTTAAAACCATCAATCAATGTCCAAGAGTTAAAAGATCTAATAATCGGGCATGTGAAAGAAAACGGGGCAAAAGGTTGTCCGCCTTTACATGTTGGAATAGGAATAGGTGGAACTTCTGATAAAGCGATGGTTTTATCCAAATTGGCTTTAACTAAAAGTTTCAAAGAAAGAAATCAAAACCCTGTATACGCAGATTTTGAGGAAGAGCTATTGAAAGATTTAAATACTTTAAAAATAGGTTTTCAAGGATTAAAAGAGGGGGCTTCGATTTTTTCGGTACATGTAGAATATGCTCCCACCCATGTTGCAACACTTCCGGTTGGGGTTTCCTTAGATTGTTACCTTTGTAGAAAAGGTGTGGTAAAATTTGAAGATGGATGA
- a CDS encoding LacI family DNA-binding transcriptional regulator — MPPKKNKNSRITIEDIAQIAQVSKATVSYVINDKPGVSEPVRNKIKSIIEETNYFPNSAARGLAGEKTHFVGLVIPDISDMFYANIIRGVEKTLNKKDYLLTLFTTHARPEREQQVVRLLNKSIVDGLIIMAYFITDNFIESLKEREIPFVFIDYPPKDEEIYSVMVDNENGAYEATEYLIKLGHKRIAFLAGPEVAWDSKARFKGYLKALKTYGIQFSPELVENGNFTKEEGYAATKRLLEKREKFTAIFSSNDQMAIGAIRALKESGYKIPIDISIVGFDNIEASSIIEPPLTTVSQPIYEMGKKAVDIITALINEEKIEEKRYMLKTKLIERHSCIRI, encoded by the coding sequence ATGCCACCAAAGAAGAATAAAAATTCTCGAATAACTATTGAAGATATTGCACAGATTGCACAAGTTTCTAAAGCTACCGTGTCATACGTGATCAACGATAAACCTGGTGTAAGTGAACCAGTTAGAAATAAAATAAAAAGTATAATTGAAGAAACTAATTATTTTCCTAATTCCGCAGCAAGAGGTTTAGCTGGTGAAAAAACACATTTTGTAGGTTTAGTTATCCCGGATATTTCTGATATGTTTTATGCCAATATAATTAGAGGAGTAGAAAAAACTTTAAATAAAAAAGATTATCTTCTCACTTTATTTACCACACACGCACGACCAGAAAGAGAGCAACAAGTAGTTCGACTGTTGAATAAAAGTATAGTTGACGGGTTAATTATAATGGCCTATTTTATTACTGATAATTTCATAGAATCATTGAAAGAAAGAGAGATTCCTTTTGTCTTTATCGACTATCCACCAAAAGATGAAGAAATTTATTCCGTAATGGTTGACAACGAAAATGGAGCGTATGAGGCGACAGAATATTTGATAAAACTTGGACATAAAAGAATAGCGTTTTTAGCAGGTCCAGAAGTTGCCTGGGATTCAAAGGCACGATTCAAGGGGTATTTAAAGGCATTAAAAACTTATGGAATCCAATTCAGCCCAGAATTAGTTGAAAACGGTAATTTCACAAAAGAAGAAGGATATGCCGCTACAAAAAGATTGTTAGAAAAAAGAGAAAAATTCACTGCTATTTTTTCTTCAAACGATCAAATGGCCATAGGAGCAATAAGGGCTTTAAAAGAAAGTGGTTACAAAATTCCCATAGATATCTCCATTGTGGGGTTTGATAATATCGAGGCCAGTTCTATAATAGAACCGCCTTTAACAACAGTTTCACAGCCCATATATGAAATGGGTAAAAAAGCTGTAGATATTATTACAGCTTTAATCAATGAAGAAAAAATTGAAGAAAAAAGATATATGTTAAAAACAAAATTAATCGAAAGACATTCTTGCATAAGAATTTAA